CAGCACCTGCGCCAGGTAGCCCGGCACCTTCGGTGCAATCACCGTGACTTCGCCGCCGACATAAGCATCGTCGGTGCTTTGCAGGAAGCGGCCGTGCGTCCACCAGTGCTGGCCATAGGCCGCGGCGCCAAGGCCGGCGGCGATGAGCGCGCCGGTCACGATCAGCCGCTTGCGGCTGATGCGAGGCTTGCTGGTAACGGGGATGGGCGCCGGGCCTGCACGCTCGGCGGTGATATCGCTTGTCATGACGCTTCCTCTGGTTTTCGCTCGAACTTTCGCTGCAGCGCTGTAGCGCTTTCAGATTTGGACCGCTGCTTGCGGGACATCGGGGATGGTGGCCACGCGTGCCCGCGTCGACTTTTCAAGCTTGGCGCGGACGCCTTCGCTGGCGGCCGGGCCGGCCACGACCACGTGATCGGCATCGGTAATGGGATGCCCGGTCTGCGCATCCACCAGGATCGGGACAACGGTGGCGCCGGTCTGGCGGTCCACCAGCAGCACGCTCTCGCCCTCGGGCGAGAAGTGACGGTTACCCCAGGCCAGCAGCGCCAGCATCACCGGGCGGAATTCGCGGCCCCGGTCAGTCAGCAGGTATTCGAAACGCGGCGGC
The Cupriavidus basilensis DNA segment above includes these coding regions:
- a CDS encoding winged helix-turn-helix transcriptional regulator, with product MQKKPLDNAPCPIARSLARVGEPWSILILREAFYGNSRFDEFQKQLGIAPNMLARRLETLVREGLLARRQYCERPPRFEYLLTDRGREFRPVMLALLAWGNRHFSPEGESVLLVDRQTGATVVPILVDAQTGHPITDADHVVVAGPAASEGVRAKLEKSTRARVATIPDVPQAAVQI